The proteins below are encoded in one region of Clostridia bacterium:
- a CDS encoding helix-turn-helix domain-containing protein encodes MLLKIGEQIKKLRREKDLTQEEVANHLGVSFQSVSKWERGEGYPDITMLPALSHYFQISVDELLGVDDTQKQKKYNEINEIWLQNNKKGLNFENVTLMRESLKNFPNDVLLLVQLSTSLEKLRGTKQEESSWLQESIAVQEQILQYGVDSEVRGATLYNICFSYWKNGEQDKAIECAKKLPNLYKARENALVYFLEREEKSEIAKMALQPLAWAVSHHLTALAETENEKSYLEKAETIKKLLLDI; translated from the coding sequence ATGCTGTTAAAAATTGGAGAACAGATTAAGAAATTACGCAGAGAAAAGGATTTAACCCAAGAAGAAGTGGCAAATCATTTAGGGGTGTCATTCCAATCGGTCAGCAAATGGGAGAGGGGCGAAGGCTATCCGGATATTACAATGTTGCCCGCTCTTTCCCATTATTTTCAGATTTCCGTGGATGAACTGCTTGGTGTGGATGACACACAAAAGCAGAAAAAGTACAATGAAATAAATGAAATCTGGTTGCAAAACAACAAAAAAGGGTTGAATTTTGAAAATGTGACATTGATGCGTGAATCTTTGAAGAATTTTCCAAACGATGTTCTTTTGTTGGTTCAGTTATCAACATCTTTGGAAAAGCTTAGAGGAACAAAGCAAGAAGAATCGTCATGGCTCCAAGAATCTATTGCTGTACAAGAACAAATATTGCAATATGGTGTCGATTCGGAAGTTCGAGGTGCAACACTATATAATATTTGTTTTTCTTATTGGAAGAATGGTGAGCAGGATAAGGCGATTGAGTGTGCGAAAAAATTGCCCAATTTATATAAGGCGAGGGAAAACGCACTGGTGTATTTTTTAGAGAGGGAAGAGAAAAGTGAAATTGCAAAAATGGCATTGCAACCTTTGGCATGGGCTGTATCACATCACTTAACGGCTTTGGCTGAAACAGAGAATGAAAAAAGCTATCTTGAAAAGGCAGAAACAATCAAAAAGTTACTATTGGATATTTAA
- a CDS encoding M23 family metallopeptidase: MHKRNAIPLLCFLFLLGMNIYLIQSKPEKAEQTQDIVSAEPVFRNMYQAPTFGVEQLQKAIAEDTEARTFLKPLEGGVITSPFGLRERNDHKGIDLGADTGTPIFASLKGTVSTCGWVDGYGYTVILTHDNGYETLYAHCSTLCTEQNQIVEKGDVIALVGSTGNSTGPHLHFEIIKDGIPEDPALHISF, from the coding sequence ATGCACAAACGAAACGCAATTCCGTTGCTTTGTTTTTTATTTTTACTGGGTATGAATATATACCTTATACAAAGCAAGCCTGAAAAAGCAGAGCAAACACAAGACATTGTATCGGCAGAGCCGGTATTCCGAAACATGTACCAGGCACCGACCTTTGGCGTGGAACAGCTTCAGAAAGCGATTGCCGAAGATACGGAAGCCCGCACTTTTTTAAAGCCGTTAGAGGGTGGCGTAATCACCTCGCCTTTTGGCTTACGGGAACGGAACGACCACAAGGGCATTGATTTGGGTGCAGATACAGGGACTCCCATTTTTGCCTCACTAAAAGGAACGGTTTCCACCTGCGGATGGGTGGACGGCTATGGCTATACCGTTATTTTAACCCATGACAACGGCTATGAAACACTGTATGCGCATTGCAGCACCTTGTGTACAGAACAAAATCAGATTGTGGAAAAGGGCGACGTGATTGCGTTAGTCGGGTCAACCGGCAACAGCACAGGTCCGCACCTGCATTTTGAAATTATAAAGGACGGAATCCCTGAGGACCCCGCCCTGCATATTTCCTTTTAA
- a CDS encoding FHA domain-containing protein — MNTQIQQFIATVAKYAMVLVIFFFMYSIIRLIYLDIKKSRMGTAQDDRPYIKLLNRRHSLSFKVEELYSIQDKMTLGRGLHSDITIRDPYLSTLHIQFLKKEKQWYVLDNKSTNGTEVNGNYIRGTSAPLKTGDLIRLGQLQFIFMEPAIQDDEE, encoded by the coding sequence ATGAACACACAAATACAGCAATTCATTGCAACCGTCGCAAAATACGCGATGGTTCTGGTAATATTTTTCTTTATGTACAGTATCATACGGCTGATTTATCTGGATATTAAAAAAAGCAGGATGGGTACGGCACAGGATGACCGTCCGTACATTAAACTGCTGAACCGTCGGCACAGTCTTTCTTTTAAGGTAGAAGAACTGTATTCAATACAGGATAAAATGACGTTAGGACGTGGCTTGCACTCGGATATCACAATTCGTGACCCGTATCTTTCCACCCTGCATATTCAGTTTTTGAAGAAAGAGAAGCAATGGTATGTCCTGGACAACAAGAGCACGAACGGGACGGAAGTGAACGGAAATTATATTCGCGGAACCTCTGCACCGCTGAAAACGGGCGACCTGATTCGACTTGGACAATTGCAGTTTATCTTTATGGAGCCTGCTATTCAGGATGACGAAGAGTAA
- a CDS encoding sigma-E processing peptidase SpoIIGA: MMHLIVYVDVALVLSLFLNGTLVWLPGKLMGVKTTPVRMVLGTLTGVLYGVVCFITDYYRIWLSVGVAYVQMRISYPQKQGVLMLAKIASAILLAGWQQTFSVAGVTSLMLFVAGVYALRLLWKKIHGFIRTEKLYRKIQIGVNGNSLEFMGYIDSGNRLSVAVLSEQTAISLLGEKLVADMREMENTKALNYRLLPCTTVSGEGFIPVFKPDFMKIDGKKSNMQVGINFMPMQEQMLLPKNVLEVQ; this comes from the coding sequence GTGATGCATTTGATTGTGTATGTAGATGTAGCTTTAGTGCTGTCTTTGTTTTTAAACGGGACTCTTGTGTGGCTTCCCGGAAAGCTGATGGGCGTAAAAACAACACCTGTTCGTATGGTGCTTGGCACATTAACAGGTGTTTTGTACGGTGTAGTGTGCTTTATAACAGACTATTATCGGATATGGCTTTCTGTAGGGGTGGCATACGTACAGATGCGGATTTCCTATCCGCAAAAGCAGGGCGTGCTGATGCTTGCAAAAATAGCTTCGGCGATTTTACTTGCGGGCTGGCAGCAAACCTTTTCGGTAGCAGGCGTGACCTCGTTAATGCTGTTTGTGGCAGGTGTTTATGCCTTGCGACTGCTCTGGAAAAAAATTCATGGCTTCATTCGTACCGAAAAGCTGTATCGGAAAATTCAGATAGGGGTAAATGGAAACAGTCTGGAGTTTATGGGGTATATTGATTCGGGAAACCGCCTTTCGGTAGCGGTGCTGAGTGAACAGACTGCCATTTCGTTACTCGGCGAAAAGCTGGTAGCGGATATGCGTGAGATGGAAAATACAAAAGCACTGAACTACCGTCTTTTGCCTTGTACGACGGTAAGCGGAGAAGGGTTTATTCCGGTTTTTAAGCCGGATTTTATGAAGATAGACGGCAAAAAAAGCAATATGCAGGTGGGGATTAATTTTATGCCTATGCAGGAGCAGATGCTACTGCCTAAAAATGTTCTGGAGGTACAGTAA
- the sigE gene encoding RNA polymerase sporulation sigma factor SigE produces MFIKWIHKIKNLFEKKDIFYIGGSQILPAPLSKEEEASCLENIKDSENRKLLIEHNLRLVVYIARKFENTGIGIEDLISIGTIGLIKAVNTFNPEKNIKLATYASRCIENEILMFLRKNSNTRQEISINEPLNTDYDGNELMLSDILGSDADAVGKSLDDEVDKELLAIAMGRLSVREKEIMCLRYGLLGGEEKTQKEVADKLGISQSYISRLEKRIILRLKKEMDKMTD; encoded by the coding sequence ATGTTTATAAAGTGGATACATAAAATTAAAAATTTGTTTGAAAAAAAGGATATTTTTTATATTGGAGGCAGTCAGATTCTGCCCGCACCGTTAAGCAAGGAGGAAGAAGCCTCCTGCCTTGAAAACATAAAGGACAGCGAAAACCGCAAGCTTTTGATTGAACACAATTTAAGGCTTGTGGTCTACATTGCAAGAAAGTTTGAAAATACAGGAATCGGGATTGAGGATTTGATTTCCATCGGTACCATCGGGCTGATTAAAGCGGTCAATACCTTTAATCCCGAAAAAAACATCAAGCTTGCAACCTATGCGTCCCGCTGTATTGAAAACGAAATTTTAATGTTCCTGCGGAAAAACAGCAATACCAGGCAGGAAATTTCCATCAATGAGCCGCTGAACACCGACTACGACGGCAATGAGCTGATGCTTTCGGATATTTTAGGCTCGGATGCGGATGCAGTGGGAAAGTCTTTGGATGATGAGGTGGATAAAGAGCTTCTTGCCATTGCCATGGGCAGACTTTCGGTGCGGGAAAAGGAGATTATGTGCTTGCGCTACGGGTTGCTGGGCGGTGAAGAAAAGACACAAAAGGAGGTGGCGGATAAGCTCGGTATTTCCCAGTCTTATATTTCAAGACTTGAAAAACGTATCATTTTACGTCTGAAAAAAGAGATGGATAAAATGACAGATTAG